The genomic interval TGATGGGGCTGCCCTTAAGCGGCCCCATCCGGTTTAAAGCTTCTCTATTTTTTCGGCGGCCTCTTTAAGCCATCCCGATCTTTCGTTCTCTATCTCTCCCGCATCACAAAGGGAAGCTATCACAGGATCAATGGGTATGCTTGCCAGGAAGTCTATGCCGTGCCTCTCTGCGGTCTCTTTTACACAGCTGTTTCCGAAGATCTTTATCTCTTTTCCGCAGTCAGGACATATCACCGAGCTCATGTTCTCAACTATGCCAAGAATCGGTACATTCATCTGCTCTGCCATGCGTACAGCCTTCTCAACTATCATCGAGACGAGTTCCTGCGGTGAGGAGACGATTATTATGCCGTCCACCGGAAGGGACTGGAATACCGTCAGGGGTACGTCCCCGGTTCCGGGAGGCATGTCGACGAACATATAATCGACTCCCGTCCAGATAACATCGCTCCAGAACTGCTTTACCACTTCAGCGACCGCCGGTCCTCTCCATATGACCGGCGTAGTCTTGTCCTCGACCAGAAGGTTTATCGACATTATGTCTATGCCGGTCTTTGTAGTAACCGGGAGGATCCCTGATTCGTTGGCCTTAGCCATTGAGGAGAGTCCGAACATCTTCGGTATTGAAGGACCCGTTATGTCAGCATCAAGTATGGCAGACTGACGGCCCATCTTTTGCATCTGCACTGCCAGAAGGGAAGTTACAAGAGACTTGCCGACCCCTCCCTTCCCGCTCACGATCCCGATAACTTTGTCAACACTGCTGAGAGGGTTGGGTTTAGCCCTGAAGTCCATCGACTCTGTCCTTGACGCACAGTCTTCTCCACAGCTTCCGCATTCATGCGTGCAATTCTCATATCCGGTCATATTCTGCATCTCCTTATTTCGGATCGGTCTCTCCATGCCTGAAGCGGCAGCGGCTGCATCCCTTTTTACCCTTGCAGCGCGCCTCAGACAATTCGAAATGTCCCCCGTCTATATGGATCTCCCTGCCCAGGCAGAGAGCTTCCGCTGCCTTTTTGTGTGCAGAGTAGAGTATCCTCTGGAACGTTCCCCTTGATATGTTCATCAGCTCCGCCGCCATGTCCTGTTCCATAGACTCCAGGTCACAGAGACGCAATGATTCCACTTCCTCGACCGTCAGGACGATCACATCCTCTGCGCTGCCTTCGGGGATGAAGCGCAGGTTTTCGGGTATCGAGCACACTCTCCTGCTTTTTGTCTCTCTGGGCAATTTGATCCTCCCTTTGTGTGCATATGCACACTTGGAAAATATATTCTTCTATTTGGGATACGTCAAGGATCAATTTAAAATTTGCGGTTTTCCAATTTATCTCGATATCTAGGTAATATGATGATGTAAACATAAATATTACACCCGGACAGCATTGCATTCAGTAGCCCGGGTCTCGTTACTGATGACAGATTTTAATTTTCTGTGTATTCTGATAATCAGAAAACGCCCCGTCCGCTATAGCAATTGATTATACGATCTACAGAAATCAAGGTACAAGGCAACAAGTTCCAGATTCCCGTATCGCAGTTTCAGTTACAAGGCGGCGTAAGTCCGGATCATCTGCAGGGACCGGAGCGGGGCGTTATAAGATAGGAAGAGTGGGGTTCTCGTAAGAGAGTCCCACTCATTATTTGCATGAAATTGGAGCATCTAGGAGCGCTGGCTTAGCACAACTATGGTGAAGCTGCGACATCGTTCTTTAATACGTTGACGCGCAGGACCGCAAATGTTGCTAAGCTAGCGCTCCGATATGCCCCAATTGCCGCAATTGGGGCAGAGAACGGATGATGATGACGCAATGCGAAGCGGGCACTCGTGAAGGCGTATTCCAATACGTCGAAGCGAGTGCCCGCAAGCCTTGCTAAGTTAGCGCCGTGCTTTTAGTTTTTAGCGATAGCCAACGGCAATATAGCAATTGCGATTTAGAGCGAGTGATAACGACGCAACATGTGATGTTCCGAACCGAGGCGTATATTGATACGTTGAGGTGAAGGATCATCGCATGTTGCTAAGTTAGCGCTGCTATAAATCCCAATTGCCGCTACTTGGGAGCCTTCTTGACCAAAGCATTAAGGCTGTCAATAAGGTTTTTTATCCTCTTATCATTAGCCGGTTTCTTAAGTGCCGATGCCGCAGACATATCCCTGCCCCAGTATGCCCTGTTGGCATCCCTGTTCTGGTTGAGAACGGATCCCTCAAACGACATTCCGGCAAAGAGCCCCTTGGACATCGAGTAGCTGTAGATCGAGGCTTTGGCACGCGTGTCTGTAGCAGCGGATGCATCCCTCCCGACAGGGCCTGCGGCTATCGCAACGTCAGCTCCAAGTTTGAAGCTGTTTCCCCCTGTGAAAGCCCTGAGGCCATCCTCATTGGTTATGACAAGAACAAGGCCTACAGACTGTGCACCGATCTGTATACCTATCGATGCGCCCGACAGACTCATGAAGGAGGGTCCGTTCCAGGTGCCGTTTGGGTTCCTGAGAAGGACCAGGCCCTCCCCCACCTGACCGCCTATCATGAGGCCAGCCTTTGTGACGGCAGGGAAAATGGCGACACCCTTTCCTGATTTGATCACATCTGCCATGCTGGATGAGTCATCCTGCGCCGTCATCTCCCGCACAAGTTCGGCAGAGAGCCTGATCCTTCTCTCATGGGCTTTCTCTTCCGCAAAGGCGGATATGCCTGAAGAAAAGATGACTGCTGCTGCCAGGATAAGTATAACCATTTGAGATCTTGGAATTTTCACCATATATATTCCCCCTGTTCATAGTTTTCCATAGAGACACTTACTTTTATACCACAAGTAATGGCATTTGCTATGTAAAAAGCACTATAATATGAGAAGATCAGCGGAGACAAGGCGGTGGCTCAATTATGGAGAACAAGATATTCGCTCCCTGGAGGATGGCATATATCCTCTCAAACTCGGACGACAACGAACAAAAGGAACCCGGATGCATCTTCTGTGAATTTCCAAGAATGAACGACGACGAAAAGAACCTTATCATCCACCGTGGAAAAGAATGTTTTGTCATATTGAATGCCTTCCCCTACAACCCGGGACACTTGATGGTCGTACCCTACCGCCACACCGCAGACATGCCGGGCCTGACAGCAATCGAACTGGCAGAGATGATGTCGCTTTGCCAGACATCGCACAGAGTACTGACAGAGGTGATGAATCCTCATGGGTTCAACCTTGGTATGAACCTCGGAAAAGTTGCTGGTGCCGGGATAGATCAGCACCTTCACATGCATGTCGTGCCCCGCTGGAACGGCGACACCAACTTCATGCCCGTACTTGGAGAAGTCAGGGTCGTATCCGAGGCTCTCAACTCAACATGGAAAAGGCTGAAGGAAAAGTGGCCGAAGTAGATCAGAACCTCATCTTCGTAGCTCCCGCAAAGGAGGTCGACGTTGAGATGACGGTCAAAAGATCCCGTTTTATCGGATCTG from Synergistaceae bacterium DZ-S4 carries:
- a CDS encoding Mrp/NBP35 family ATP-binding protein — translated: MTGYENCTHECGSCGEDCASRTESMDFRAKPNPLSSVDKVIGIVSGKGGVGKSLVTSLLAVQMQKMGRQSAILDADITGPSIPKMFGLSSMAKANESGILPVTTKTGIDIMSINLLVEDKTTPVIWRGPAVAEVVKQFWSDVIWTGVDYMFVDMPPGTGDVPLTVFQSLPVDGIIIVSSPQELVSMIVEKAVRMAEQMNVPILGIVENMSSVICPDCGKEIKIFGNSCVKETAERHGIDFLASIPIDPVIASLCDAGEIENERSGWLKEAAEKIEKL
- a CDS encoding DUF134 domain-containing protein — protein: MPRETKSRRVCSIPENLRFIPEGSAEDVIVLTVEEVESLRLCDLESMEQDMAAELMNISRGTFQRILYSAHKKAAEALCLGREIHIDGGHFELSEARCKGKKGCSRCRFRHGETDPK
- a CDS encoding lipid-binding SYLF domain-containing protein, with amino-acid sequence MVKIPRSQMVILILAAAVIFSSGISAFAEEKAHERRIRLSAELVREMTAQDDSSSMADVIKSGKGVAIFPAVTKAGLMIGGQVGEGLVLLRNPNGTWNGPSFMSLSGASIGIQIGAQSVGLVLVITNEDGLRAFTGGNSFKLGADVAIAAGPVGRDASAATDTRAKASIYSYSMSKGLFAGMSFEGSVLNQNRDANRAYWGRDMSAASALKKPANDKRIKNLIDSLNALVKKAPK
- a CDS encoding HIT domain-containing protein, yielding MENKIFAPWRMAYILSNSDDNEQKEPGCIFCEFPRMNDDEKNLIIHRGKECFVILNAFPYNPGHLMVVPYRHTADMPGLTAIELAEMMSLCQTSHRVLTEVMNPHGFNLGMNLGKVAGAGIDQHLHMHVVPRWNGDTNFMPVLGEVRVVSEALNSTWKRLKEKWPK